The following proteins are encoded in a genomic region of Stutzerimonas balearica DSM 6083:
- the hrpA gene encoding ATP-dependent RNA helicase HrpA, whose product MTDATPAFDTLHKNLDHAFSADRHRLRRQLHELRKKPDEAKLAGWLERFQASAAKVEARRQSVPAIRYDDALPIAAKRDEIKAALEKHQVLVIAGETGSGKTTQLPKICLEIGRGVHGLIGHTQPRRLAARSVATRVAEELGAPLGELVGYQVRFEDQSTERTLIKLMTDGILLAETQHDRFLEKYDTIIVDEAHERSLNIDFLLGFLKTLLPRRPDLKVIITSATIDLERFSKHFNDAPIIEVSGRTYPVETWYRPLAAEIDEDGNRIEDDLTVDQGILAALDEIAAHERSVGQRPGDVLVFLPGEREIRDAAEVLRKANLKFTEVLPLYARLTPAEQQKIFQPRPGRKIVLATNVAETSLTVPGIRYVVDSGTARISRYSYRAKVQRLPIEAVSQASANQRKGRCGRVEPGICIRLYSEEDFLGRPAFTDPEILRTNLAAVILQMLHLRLGDIQDFPFIEPPDGKAISDGFNLLQELSAVNRENQLTPLGRQLARLPIDPRLGRMLLEAAQQGSLAEVLIVASALSVQDVRERPADRQQAADQAHAQWKDPDSDFAALINLWRGFEEQRQALGSNALRSWCRKNFLNYLRLREWRDAHRQLTLIVRELKLGAEARGRDGRALADSRRSELAREGGNTGGPVREQARSYDSATGEPVRTTDKRVNAKLAQQAEASEAAQKAKGYAAVHKAILAGLLSQIGNKTEEGDFLGARQRRFWVHPSSVIGRKKPNWLMAAELVETTKLFARMVAKIEPEWIEPLAGHLVKKNHFEPHWEKKRGQVVAYEQVTLYGLIVVGRRPVHYGPIDPPAARELFIREGLVRGEINSRARALAANRELLERMDELEAKARRRDILADEETLFGYYDARVPADIYQTAGFENWYKRESQKDPQLLIMREEDVLAREAREVTAAQYPDHLRIGELQLPLEYHFEPNHPRDGVTLRVPAPLLPQLRRERLDWLVPGLIEAKAIALVRGLPKAIRKNFVPVPDFVGAALAKISFGEGALPEALGRELTRMTGARVPDEAWAEAAAGLESHLKMNIEVVDARGKFLGEGRDLAELTARFAEASQAALEPPQQKAEQKPVEAKGFAQVAEKAQAKMAGLSMTVYPALVEEGGVVKEARFPTQAEADWQHRRALQRLLLQQLAEPAKYLRNKLPGLTELGLLYRDMGKVDALVEDILLASLDSCILDGEAQLPRDGAALASLAERKRGDWAAHAERLARLTLEILKHWHGLQKRFKGKIDLAQAVALNDIKAQLANLVYPHFVRETPAEWLKEYPRYLKAIEQRFEKIGAQLQRDRVWSGELAGYWEQYQARLHKHQQEGKRDPELALYRWMLEEYRVSLWAQQLGTKIPVSDKRLNKQWAQTQP is encoded by the coding sequence ATGACCGACGCAACGCCCGCCTTCGACACCCTGCACAAGAATCTCGACCACGCCTTCAGCGCCGACCGCCACCGCCTGCGCCGGCAGCTGCATGAGCTGAGGAAAAAGCCGGACGAGGCGAAACTCGCCGGCTGGCTCGAGCGCTTCCAGGCCTCCGCCGCCAAGGTCGAGGCGCGCCGACAGAGCGTGCCGGCCATTCGCTACGACGATGCGCTGCCGATTGCCGCCAAGCGCGACGAGATCAAGGCCGCGCTGGAAAAGCATCAGGTGCTGGTGATTGCCGGCGAGACCGGCTCGGGCAAGACCACCCAGCTGCCGAAGATCTGTCTGGAGATCGGCCGGGGCGTACACGGGCTGATCGGCCATACCCAGCCGCGGCGCCTGGCCGCGCGCAGCGTCGCCACCCGCGTCGCCGAGGAGCTCGGTGCGCCGCTGGGCGAGCTGGTGGGCTATCAGGTGCGCTTCGAGGACCAGAGCACCGAGCGCACGCTGATCAAGCTGATGACCGACGGCATCCTGCTGGCCGAGACGCAGCACGATCGCTTTCTGGAAAAGTACGACACGATCATCGTCGACGAAGCCCACGAGCGTTCGCTGAACATCGACTTCCTGCTGGGCTTCCTGAAGACGCTGCTGCCGCGCCGGCCGGATCTGAAGGTCATCATCACTTCGGCGACCATCGATCTGGAGCGCTTCAGCAAACATTTCAACGACGCGCCGATCATCGAGGTTTCCGGGCGCACCTACCCGGTGGAAACCTGGTATCGCCCGCTGGCCGCCGAGATCGACGAGGACGGCAACCGCATTGAGGACGACCTCACCGTCGACCAGGGCATCCTCGCCGCGCTGGACGAGATTGCCGCCCACGAGCGCAGCGTTGGGCAGCGTCCTGGTGACGTGCTGGTGTTCCTCCCTGGCGAGCGGGAAATCCGCGACGCCGCCGAGGTGTTGCGCAAGGCCAATCTGAAGTTCACCGAGGTGCTGCCGCTGTATGCGCGGCTGACGCCGGCCGAGCAGCAGAAGATCTTCCAGCCGCGACCGGGGCGCAAGATCGTGCTGGCCACCAACGTCGCCGAGACCTCGCTGACCGTGCCGGGCATCCGCTATGTGGTCGATTCCGGCACCGCGCGTATCAGCCGCTACAGTTACCGCGCCAAGGTTCAGCGTTTGCCGATCGAGGCCGTGTCCCAGGCCAGCGCCAACCAGCGCAAGGGCCGCTGCGGGCGGGTCGAGCCGGGTATCTGCATTCGCCTGTACAGCGAGGAGGATTTCCTCGGTCGGCCGGCATTCACCGATCCGGAGATCCTGCGCACCAACCTCGCCGCGGTGATCCTGCAGATGCTGCATCTGCGCCTGGGTGATATCCAGGATTTCCCCTTTATCGAGCCGCCGGATGGCAAGGCCATCAGCGACGGCTTCAACCTCCTGCAGGAGCTCTCGGCGGTCAACCGTGAGAACCAGCTGACCCCGCTGGGCCGCCAGCTGGCGCGCCTGCCGATCGACCCGCGGCTGGGCCGCATGCTGCTCGAAGCCGCGCAGCAGGGCAGCCTGGCCGAGGTGCTAATCGTCGCCAGCGCGCTGTCGGTGCAGGATGTGCGCGAGCGCCCGGCCGACCGCCAGCAGGCCGCCGACCAGGCCCATGCGCAATGGAAGGACCCGGACTCGGACTTCGCCGCACTGATCAACCTCTGGCGCGGTTTCGAGGAGCAACGCCAGGCGCTGGGCTCCAACGCGCTGCGCAGCTGGTGCCGGAAGAACTTCCTCAACTACCTGCGCCTGCGCGAGTGGCGCGACGCCCATCGCCAGCTGACGCTGATCGTGCGCGAACTCAAGCTCGGTGCCGAAGCGCGTGGCCGCGATGGCCGCGCCCTTGCGGACTCACGTAGGAGCGAGCTTGCTCGCGAAGGTGGCAACACTGGGGGGCCGGTTCGCGAGCAAGCTCGCTCCTACGACAGCGCCACGGGCGAGCCGGTGCGTACCACCGATAAGCGCGTCAATGCCAAGCTGGCCCAGCAGGCCGAAGCCAGCGAGGCCGCGCAGAAGGCCAAGGGTTACGCCGCGGTGCACAAGGCGATCCTCGCCGGCCTGCTCAGCCAGATCGGCAACAAGACCGAGGAGGGCGACTTCCTCGGTGCTCGCCAGCGACGCTTCTGGGTGCATCCTTCCAGCGTGATCGGGCGCAAGAAACCCAACTGGCTGATGGCCGCGGAACTCGTGGAAACCACCAAGCTGTTCGCGCGCATGGTGGCCAAGATCGAACCGGAGTGGATCGAGCCGCTGGCCGGCCACCTGGTCAAGAAGAACCACTTCGAGCCGCATTGGGAGAAGAAGCGCGGCCAGGTGGTGGCCTACGAACAGGTGACGCTCTACGGGCTGATCGTGGTCGGCCGCCGCCCGGTGCACTACGGGCCCATCGACCCGCCGGCGGCGCGCGAGCTGTTCATCCGCGAAGGCCTGGTGCGTGGCGAGATCAACAGCCGTGCCCGCGCGCTGGCGGCCAACCGCGAGCTGCTCGAGCGCATGGACGAGCTGGAGGCCAAGGCACGGCGCCGCGACATCCTCGCCGACGAGGAAACCCTGTTCGGCTATTACGATGCGCGTGTGCCAGCGGACATCTACCAGACCGCCGGTTTCGAGAACTGGTACAAGCGCGAGAGCCAGAAAGACCCGCAGCTGTTGATCATGCGCGAGGAAGACGTGCTCGCCCGCGAGGCGCGCGAAGTCACCGCCGCGCAGTATCCGGACCACCTGCGCATCGGCGAGCTGCAGTTGCCGCTGGAATACCACTTCGAACCCAACCACCCGCGCGATGGCGTGACCCTGCGCGTGCCGGCGCCGCTGCTGCCGCAACTGCGCCGCGAGCGGCTCGACTGGCTGGTGCCCGGCCTCATCGAGGCCAAGGCGATCGCGCTGGTGCGCGGCCTGCCGAAGGCGATCCGCAAGAACTTCGTGCCGGTGCCGGACTTCGTCGGCGCGGCGCTGGCCAAGATCAGCTTTGGCGAAGGCGCCTTGCCCGAGGCGCTGGGCCGCGAGCTCACCCGCATGACCGGCGCCCGTGTGCCGGATGAGGCCTGGGCCGAGGCCGCTGCCGGGCTGGAAAGCCACCTGAAGATGAACATCGAGGTGGTCGATGCGCGCGGCAAGTTCCTCGGCGAAGGCCGCGACCTGGCCGAGCTGACCGCGCGCTTCGCCGAGGCCAGCCAGGCCGCGCTGGAGCCGCCGCAGCAGAAGGCCGAGCAGAAGCCGGTCGAGGCCAAGGGTTTTGCCCAGGTCGCGGAAAAGGCGCAGGCGAAGATGGCCGGCCTGTCGATGACGGTCTACCCGGCGCTGGTCGAGGAGGGCGGGGTGGTCAAGGAGGCGCGCTTCCCGACCCAGGCCGAGGCCGACTGGCAGCACCGCCGCGCCCTGCAGCGCCTGTTGCTGCAACAGCTGGCGGAACCCGCCAAGTACCTGCGCAACAAGCTGCCGGGGCTCACCGAACTGGGCCTGCTCTACCGTGACATGGGCAAGGTCGATGCGCTGGTCGAGGACATCCTGCTGGCCAGCCTGGACAGCTGCATCCTCGACGGCGAAGCCCAGCTACCGCGTGATGGCGCCGCGCTGGCGTCCCTGGCCGAGCGCAAGCGCGGCGACTGGGCCGCGCATGCCGAACGGCTGGCGCGCCTGACGCTGGAAATCCTCAAGCACTGGCACGGCCTGCAGAAGCGCTTCAAGGGCAAGATCGACCTGGCCCAGGCGGTGGCGCTCAACGACATCAAGGCGCAGCTCGCCAACCTGGTCTATCCGCACTTCGTTCGCGAGACGCCGGCCGAGTGGCTGAAGGAGTATCCGCGCTATCTGAAGGCCATCGAGCAGCGCTTCGAGAAGATCGGCGCGCAGCTGCAGCGCGACCGGGTCTGGTCCGGCGAGCTGGCCGGCTACTGGGAGCAGTACCAGGCACGGTTGCACAAGCACCAGCAGGAAGGCAAGCGCGACCCGGAACTGGCCCTGTATCGCTGGATGCTCGAGGAGTATCGCGTCTCGCTCTGGGCGCAGCAGCTGGGCACGAAGATACCGGTCTCGGACAAGCGCCTGAACAAGCAATGGGCGCAGACGCAGCCCTGA
- a CDS encoding nucleotidyltransferase family protein: MASAEPAAGPVSVIVLAAGRGERFIASGGRMHKLDAPLAGRPVLAHVLETVRRAGFEPQLVRPPGGTSGMGESIAMGVRATPDAAGWLILPGDLPLVRAETIAAVAAGLAGHAVVVPTFQGRPGHPVGFASGCFTALAALAGDAGAKAVVQAHRRAGGVLELPVADPGIALDIDRLDDLHAAERRLAEGHG; encoded by the coding sequence ATGGCTTCAGCCGAACCCGCCGCCGGCCCGGTCAGTGTCATTGTGCTGGCGGCCGGCCGCGGCGAGCGCTTCATCGCGTCCGGCGGGCGCATGCACAAGCTGGACGCACCGCTTGCCGGCAGGCCGGTGCTGGCGCATGTGCTCGAGACCGTGCGCCGCGCCGGCTTCGAGCCACAGCTGGTGCGGCCGCCGGGCGGGACCTCCGGCATGGGCGAGTCGATCGCCATGGGCGTGCGCGCAACGCCCGATGCCGCAGGCTGGCTGATCCTGCCCGGCGACCTGCCGCTGGTCCGGGCCGAGACGATCGCCGCGGTGGCCGCCGGGCTGGCCGGGCACGCCGTCGTCGTGCCGACGTTCCAGGGCCGGCCGGGGCATCCGGTCGGTTTTGCCAGTGGCTGCTTCACCGCGCTGGCGGCGCTTGCTGGGGATGCCGGAGCGAAAGCCGTGGTCCAGGCGCACCGCCGCGCCGGGGGCGTGCTCGAGCTGCCGGTGGCTGACCCCGGCATCGCTCTGGACATCGATCGCCTCGACGATCTGCACGCTGCCGAGCGCAGGCTGGCCGAGGGCCACGGCTAG
- a CDS encoding M28 family metallopeptidase, producing MHKKNNVVRVVVSLSLAVAAASALAAPDAQTERFHDFWSPGKLDRALCRSPLMVGTPLGLPRCMQAENILSRLESLQNIATSNGGNRASGQPGYQASVDYVRRTLERAGYRVQVQPFPFLAFYPSGPGMLASVAPQQTQYVWEEDFTYLEQTDPGSVTAPAVAVDVALGAGNTSTSGCEAEDFANFPAGAIALVQRGTCTFGEKATNAANAGAAGVIIFNQGDTEDRKGLMSATLGEDYAGGIPVLFATYDNGATWAQTDGLELAMTTDVVRERTETYNVVAETRRGNPDNVVMVGAHLDSVFEGPGINDNGSGSATLLEMAVLMGKAHPLNKVRFAWWGAEESGLVGSTYYVNQLSEDERGRIKAYLNADMVGSPNFANFIYDGDGSDFGLQGPPGSAAIERLLRAYFDLRNQPSEGTEIDFRSDYAQFFEVGIPFGGLFTGAEGIKSEEQAQRYGGAAGQAYDPCYHSECDDLGNISREALELHGDALAFATSWLSLSTKAIDDEIAAAANQRMLRSQQVQEKSRWGHWIR from the coding sequence ATGCACAAGAAAAATAATGTCGTTCGGGTAGTTGTTTCTCTCTCATTGGCGGTTGCCGCCGCCTCCGCCCTGGCCGCGCCGGACGCGCAGACCGAGCGCTTCCATGACTTCTGGAGCCCCGGCAAGCTGGACCGCGCCCTGTGCCGTTCGCCGCTGATGGTCGGCACGCCGCTCGGCCTGCCGCGCTGCATGCAGGCCGAGAACATCCTCTCGCGCCTGGAATCTTTGCAGAACATCGCTACCAGCAATGGCGGCAACCGCGCGTCCGGCCAGCCGGGCTATCAGGCCTCGGTGGACTACGTTCGGCGCACGCTCGAGCGCGCCGGCTATCGCGTGCAGGTCCAGCCGTTTCCCTTCCTGGCGTTCTACCCCAGCGGCCCCGGCATGCTGGCCAGCGTCGCGCCGCAGCAGACCCAGTACGTCTGGGAAGAAGATTTCACCTACCTCGAACAGACCGATCCGGGCAGCGTGACCGCCCCCGCGGTGGCGGTCGATGTCGCGCTGGGGGCCGGTAACACCTCGACCAGCGGCTGCGAGGCGGAGGACTTCGCCAACTTCCCGGCGGGTGCCATCGCCCTGGTGCAGCGCGGCACCTGTACCTTTGGCGAGAAGGCGACCAACGCCGCCAATGCCGGGGCCGCCGGGGTGATCATCTTCAACCAGGGGGACACCGAGGATCGCAAGGGGCTGATGAGCGCGACCCTCGGCGAGGACTATGCCGGTGGCATTCCGGTGCTCTTCGCCACCTACGACAACGGTGCGACCTGGGCGCAGACCGATGGCCTGGAGCTGGCCATGACCACCGACGTGGTGCGTGAGCGGACGGAGACCTACAACGTGGTCGCCGAGACCCGCCGCGGCAACCCGGACAACGTGGTGATGGTCGGTGCGCACCTGGACTCGGTGTTCGAGGGGCCGGGCATCAACGACAACGGTTCGGGCAGCGCCACGCTGCTGGAGATGGCCGTGCTGATGGGCAAGGCGCATCCGCTGAACAAGGTGCGCTTCGCCTGGTGGGGTGCCGAGGAGTCGGGGCTGGTCGGTTCGACCTATTACGTCAATCAGCTCTCCGAGGACGAGCGCGGGCGGATCAAGGCCTATTTGAACGCCGACATGGTGGGTTCGCCGAACTTCGCGAACTTCATCTATGACGGTGACGGCTCGGACTTCGGTCTGCAGGGCCCGCCCGGTTCGGCGGCCATCGAACGCCTGCTGCGGGCGTACTTCGACCTGCGCAACCAGCCGTCCGAGGGCACCGAGATCGACTTCCGCTCGGACTACGCACAGTTCTTCGAGGTCGGCATTCCGTTCGGCGGCCTGTTCACCGGTGCCGAAGGCATCAAGAGCGAGGAGCAGGCGCAGCGCTATGGCGGGGCGGCCGGGCAGGCCTACGACCCCTGCTATCACAGCGAGTGCGACGACCTGGGCAACATCTCCCGCGAAGCTCTGGAGCTGCACGGCGATGCGCTGGCGTTCGCCACCAGCTGGTTGTCGCTGTCGACCAAGGCGATCGATGACGAGATCGCCGCGGCCGCCAACCAGCGGATGCTGCGCAGCCAGCAGGTGCAGGAGAAGTCGCGCTGGGGTCACTGGATCCGCTAG
- a CDS encoding flavin reductase family protein, whose protein sequence is MHEFIAPVALDKAYRLITHGPTVLVSARHAGVDDVMAAAWACALDFQPPKLTVVLDKATRTRALVEASGRFVIQVPTRAQLDLVVGVGSHSLADMPDKLARFGVSTFEQPGHALPFVEGCAAWLACRLLCEPHNQQCHDLFIGEVEAAWADGRVFRDGRWRFEDVDPAWRTLHHVAGGQFYAIGQAVRSEQ, encoded by the coding sequence ATGCATGAATTCATCGCGCCGGTCGCGCTCGACAAGGCGTACCGGCTGATCACCCACGGGCCGACCGTCCTGGTCTCGGCGCGGCACGCCGGCGTTGACGACGTCATGGCTGCAGCCTGGGCCTGTGCGCTGGACTTCCAGCCGCCGAAGCTGACCGTCGTGCTCGACAAGGCCACCCGCACCCGCGCACTGGTCGAGGCGAGCGGGCGCTTCGTGATTCAGGTGCCGACGCGGGCCCAGCTCGATCTGGTCGTCGGCGTGGGCAGCCACAGCCTGGCCGACATGCCCGACAAGCTCGCCCGCTTCGGCGTCTCGACCTTCGAGCAACCGGGGCATGCGCTGCCCTTCGTCGAAGGCTGCGCGGCCTGGCTCGCCTGCCGGCTGCTCTGCGAGCCGCACAACCAGCAATGCCACGATCTGTTCATTGGCGAGGTCGAGGCGGCCTGGGCCGATGGCCGCGTGTTCCGTGACGGCCGCTGGCGGTTCGAGGATGTCGATCCCGCCTGGCGCACGCTGCACCACGTGGCGGGCGGGCAGTTCTATGCGATCGGCCAGGCCGTGCGCAGCGAGCAGTAG
- a CDS encoding helix-turn-helix domain-containing protein, with amino-acid sequence MLPSHLLMWPDMLLYFGPLRHLDRRVNGAAVLMVGLYRPLVLQLAGTALPCRAVVVPAGVAHAVDAQGGVLAKLFVERDSGLYGRFVQRFAWRPGQCALPLHDPVLIDTLTALYEEAPSKEQTRQTLLALMPAASDAAAAGRLTPVFELLRQEGDVNHALAQAASLVHLSPSRMAHLFRAETGMSYRGFRIWKRLLLAAEHLQRTDCLTRAAVDAGFADASHFSNCYKRYIGATPAQVFRSLQRFER; translated from the coding sequence ATGCTGCCTTCGCACCTGCTGATGTGGCCGGACATGCTGCTGTACTTCGGCCCGCTGCGGCATCTGGACAGACGCGTCAACGGCGCCGCGGTGCTCATGGTCGGCCTCTATCGCCCGCTTGTGCTGCAACTGGCGGGCACCGCCCTGCCCTGCCGGGCCGTGGTGGTACCCGCCGGTGTGGCGCATGCGGTGGATGCACAGGGTGGCGTGCTGGCCAAGCTGTTCGTCGAGCGCGACAGCGGGCTGTACGGGCGTTTCGTGCAACGCTTTGCCTGGCGCCCCGGGCAATGCGCGCTACCGCTGCACGATCCCGTGCTGATCGATACGCTGACCGCGCTCTACGAAGAGGCGCCGAGCAAGGAGCAGACCCGGCAGACCCTGCTGGCGCTGATGCCCGCCGCGAGCGATGCAGCCGCCGCGGGCCGCCTGACGCCGGTATTCGAGCTGTTGCGCCAGGAGGGCGACGTCAACCACGCGCTGGCACAGGCCGCCTCGCTGGTGCACCTCTCTCCCTCGCGCATGGCGCACCTGTTCCGTGCCGAAACCGGCATGAGCTACCGCGGCTTCCGCATCTGGAAGCGCCTGCTGCTCGCCGCCGAGCACCTGCAGCGGACGGACTGCCTGACGCGGGCGGCCGTCGATGCGGGTTTCGCCGATGCCAGCCATTTCAGCAATTGCTACAAGCGCTATATCGGCGCCACCCCCGCGCAGGTCTTTCGCAGCCTGCAGCGGTTCGAGCGCTGA
- a CDS encoding DUF3047 domain-containing protein yields the protein MVRSGTADLGQWLSEEQNILDHYRTAIGGEPPARIRRVWLIGVSLFQHGEGEATFGDILLRDVDIEKRLY from the coding sequence GTGGTGCGTTCGGGCACCGCCGATCTCGGCCAGTGGCTGAGCGAGGAGCAGAACATACTGGACCACTACCGCACCGCCATTGGCGGCGAGCCGCCAGCACGCATCCGGCGGGTCTGGCTGATCGGGGTCAGCCTGTTCCAGCATGGCGAAGGGGAGGCGACGTTCGGCGATATCCTGCTCCGGGATGTCGATATCGAAAAGCGCCTCTACTGA
- a CDS encoding hybrid sensor histidine kinase/response regulator, with protein sequence MAGGTAEANRILLGMRDSAERRELATWLTVEGYHVGHCTDQAGLAQRIDATVEVVILADELAAGPLDEVNAALERLPAGSAIPFILLSRDAEPYAALRARLPAAINDFVVLEEPVWPATLLSCLATCLRLHQQQRAHHAEVIERADQRARFERLIVNLPIGVSFIDTHGNTLLSNPKYDEYVPNRKIPSAALERARRWVGLDSQGQVIPPSQYVGARALRGEQVNGQDYRYYPEEGGERWLRLSGVPLYDHAEQLMGAAVVIIDVDAERRNEVMLRQFNHALEHEVDLRTQALQEALDRLTVEIQERNHAEELLRHSQKMEAVGQLTGGIAHDFNNMLTGIIGALDLIRMRLDAGRHDDLPRYLDAAHGSAQRAAALTQRLLAFSRRQSLQTRPTEVNALIRAMADLLQRSLSETTGFELELDEAAGLALADPNQLENALLNLTLNARDAMPGGGTLRIETSRLRIDAEQAAQHAVPADEYVRLRIIDTGAGIAPGLLDKVFEPFFTTKPLGQGTGLGLSMVYGFVRQSGGFVSVDSRLGQGTVIALHLPAAAADVREVPASREPRKASAGDGQSILIVEDDDAVRLLLQTALEDLGYQVHLAADSQRALSLAARLDSLDLLLSDVGLPGLNGRQLAEMLQQERPGLPVVLITGYTEQASSRAEFLGPGMRLMTKPFTLELLAETVAGALASPALA encoded by the coding sequence ATGGCAGGCGGAACCGCGGAAGCAAATCGCATCCTTCTCGGCATGCGCGACAGTGCGGAACGACGCGAACTCGCCACCTGGCTGACGGTCGAGGGCTACCACGTCGGCCACTGCACCGACCAGGCGGGCCTGGCACAGCGGATCGACGCGACGGTAGAGGTGGTGATACTCGCCGACGAGCTGGCAGCGGGGCCATTGGATGAGGTGAACGCCGCGCTCGAGAGGCTGCCAGCTGGCAGTGCCATCCCGTTCATTCTGCTGAGCCGCGACGCCGAGCCCTATGCCGCGCTCAGGGCCCGTCTGCCAGCGGCAATCAACGACTTCGTGGTGCTGGAAGAGCCGGTCTGGCCGGCCACCCTGCTGAGTTGCCTGGCCACCTGTCTGCGCCTGCACCAGCAGCAGCGCGCGCACCACGCCGAGGTGATCGAGCGGGCCGACCAGCGGGCCCGTTTCGAACGACTGATCGTGAATCTGCCGATCGGCGTCAGCTTCATCGACACCCATGGCAACACCCTGCTCAGCAACCCCAAGTACGACGAATACGTGCCCAACCGGAAGATTCCTTCGGCGGCGCTCGAGCGGGCACGCCGCTGGGTCGGGCTGGACAGCCAGGGGCAGGTCATACCGCCAAGCCAGTACGTCGGCGCCCGCGCCCTGCGCGGCGAACAGGTCAATGGCCAGGACTACCGTTACTACCCCGAGGAAGGCGGCGAGCGCTGGCTGCGCCTGAGCGGCGTGCCGCTCTACGACCACGCCGAGCAGTTGATGGGCGCGGCCGTGGTGATCATCGACGTCGACGCCGAGCGGCGCAACGAGGTCATGCTGCGCCAGTTCAACCATGCGCTGGAGCATGAGGTCGACCTGCGCACCCAGGCCCTGCAGGAGGCCCTCGACCGACTGACCGTGGAGATCCAGGAACGCAACCACGCCGAGGAGCTGCTGCGGCACTCGCAGAAAATGGAAGCGGTCGGCCAGCTCACCGGGGGCATCGCCCATGACTTCAACAACATGCTGACCGGCATCATCGGCGCGCTGGACCTGATCCGCATGCGCCTGGACGCCGGGCGCCACGACGACCTGCCGCGCTACCTGGACGCGGCGCACGGCTCGGCACAGCGCGCCGCGGCACTGACCCAGCGGCTGCTGGCCTTTTCCCGGCGGCAATCGCTGCAGACACGTCCGACCGAGGTCAACGCCCTGATCAGGGCGATGGCCGACCTGCTGCAACGCAGCCTGAGCGAGACCACCGGCTTCGAACTCGAGCTGGACGAGGCGGCGGGCCTTGCGCTGGCCGACCCCAACCAGCTGGAGAACGCGCTGCTGAACCTCACGCTGAACGCCCGCGACGCCATGCCGGGCGGCGGCACGCTGCGCATCGAGACCAGCCGGCTGCGGATCGACGCTGAACAGGCGGCGCAGCACGCTGTGCCAGCTGATGAATATGTGCGCTTGAGGATTATCGATACGGGCGCCGGCATTGCCCCGGGACTGCTCGACAAGGTGTTCGAGCCCTTCTTCACCACCAAGCCGCTGGGCCAGGGCACCGGGCTCGGGCTGTCGATGGTCTATGGCTTCGTTCGCCAGAGCGGCGGCTTCGTCAGCGTCGACAGTCGCCTGGGCCAGGGCACCGTCATTGCGCTGCACCTGCCAGCGGCGGCGGCCGATGTGCGCGAAGTGCCGGCCAGCCGTGAGCCGCGCAAGGCGAGCGCGGGGGATGGGCAGTCGATTCTGATCGTCGAGGATGACGATGCCGTGCGCCTGCTGTTGCAAACCGCGCTCGAGGACCTCGGCTATCAGGTGCATCTGGCCGCTGACAGCCAGCGCGCGCTCAGCCTGGCCGCCCGCCTCGACTCACTCGACCTGCTGCTCAGTGACGTCGGCCTGCCCGGGCTCAACGGCCGCCAACTGGCCGAAATGCTGCAGCAGGAGCGCCCTGGGCTGCCGGTGGTGCTGATCACCGGCTACACCGAGCAGGCCAGCAGCCGTGCCGAATTCCTCGGCCCGGGGATGCGCCTGATGACCAAGCCGTTCACCCTCGAGCTGCTCGCCGAAACCGTGGCCGGCGCACTCGCCAGCCCGGCCCTGGCCTAG